The Mycolicibacterium parafortuitum nucleotide sequence TTCATCGGGCCGACAATCCTCGCGATGGAGGGCAAACCGCACTGGGAGCACCGCAACCTCGTCTCCGCGGCGTTCAAGTCGCGGTCGCTGGCGCGCTGGGAACCTGAGATCGTGCGCCCGGTCGTCAACGGCCTGATCGACGAGTTCCTCGACAAGGGTGAAGCGGACCTGGTGCGCGACTTCACCTTCGAGTTCCCCACCCGAGTCATCTCCCGGCTGCTCGGGCTGCCGGAGGAGGATCTGCCGTGGTTCCGCCAGCGCGCGGTCGAGCTGATCAGCTACACGGTCAAGTACGAGCGCGCGTTCGAGGCGTCGGCGACGTTGAAGGACTATTTCCTGACGCAGATCGACAAGCGCCGCTCCGCACCGACCGAGGACATCATCGGCGACCTGGTGTCGGCCGAGATCGACGGCGAGCGACTGTCCGACGAGGCCATCTACTCGTTCCTGCGGCTGCTGTTGCCCGCAGGCCTGGAGACCACCTACCGGTCGTCGGGCAACCTGCTGTACCTGCTGCTGACCCACCGTGACCAGTTCGACGCCGTCTGCGCCGACCACGAATTGATCGCGCCTGCAATCGAGGAGGGGCTGCGCTACGAGACGCCGCTGACCACCGTGCAGCGGTTCGCGACCGAGGACACCGAGATCGACGGCGTCGAGATCCCGGCCGGTTCGGTGATCGACGTGTGCATCGGTTCCGCCAACCGGGACGGCACGCGTTGGGAGCGCTCGGAGGAGTTCGACATCTTCCGGAAGCGGCTGCCGCACATCTCGTTCGCCGCCGGGGAAC carries:
- a CDS encoding cytochrome P450, which encodes METPVQDVAEDEPIDLRDPYPMFARRRGEGGVFRGSVMDWSKTPDSLKPENLYAAVSFDAVNRIFRDGKTFNSKIYDSTIGLFIGPTILAMEGKPHWEHRNLVSAAFKSRSLARWEPEIVRPVVNGLIDEFLDKGEADLVRDFTFEFPTRVISRLLGLPEEDLPWFRQRAVELISYTVKYERAFEASATLKDYFLTQIDKRRSAPTEDIIGDLVSAEIDGERLSDEAIYSFLRLLLPAGLETTYRSSGNLLYLLLTHRDQFDAVCADHELIAPAIEEGLRYETPLTTVQRFATEDTEIDGVEIPAGSVIDVCIGSANRDGTRWERSEEFDIFRKRLPHISFAAGEHTCMGLHLARMETRVAVETLLNRLTDIELLADGDPHIHGQPFRSPTTIPVRFAPAK